The DNA segment CAAATTGGAACCCAGAATCTCCAAGAGAGCCCACGCAGAGTTGCTCCCCACGATTGACGACGTCGTAGAAGAAGGAATAGCAAGTGCAGTGGTGCTCCGGGAAGCAGATAtactcttccttcctctttgacTCCCCGACAACCTGAAATCCCCTTCCTCTCTCTTAACAACAGTCGAAGGATTTCATCTTATTAAGAAAATAAGCGAGAAAGAATGAAGGGGGGGACAGAACCAGGAAGAAGGAGCGGCCGCTGGGCGCGGCGGAGACCTTACGCACGCCGCCCTGGTCGACGATCCTTGTGGCGCGCTCCAAGTTCCTGCCGAAGAGGAATTGCAAACTGGAACGTggtaaagaagaacaaaaaatcctTTAGTTCATGGAGTAAATGCGTGCGAGAGTGATGAGAGAGGGAAAAAGGGCGAACTCACATCGACAGGTGATCGTCCGAGGCTGTGTTCACGGAAACAACCCAAGGAGGATGAGAAGAATGCTTGCAGACGGATTGGGAAATAGGGAGATAGGAGGTGAAAAGAAATTAAGACCTGATCGTGAGGATTTGATCTGCTCCCAGACGGCCTCTGCGACAGTAATGCTCACGGCGGGAGATGTCATGGCTTcctcctgcggctgcttggggaacGAGAAGCGCCGTGGAAGGTGCTGCAGACCAGATGCTTGATCCTTGTCCGTGAGAGCTCAAGCTCGGCCGACTTAGTTGTGGATAACAGAGAGTCGATCAAATTTCTCGCACTTAATGATAATATTGTAACAACATCGACTAATTATATATCACCTTTTTACTTGGATCTTATTAGTatcgtaatttttaaaaataaatctctataattttaaaaataaaataaataattttatttgtcttAACATCTTCAATTGTATTAACGAAAAACACAATACATGACATCACCACGTAGGATCAATATAAAAATgatggataaaaagataatttcaatgtctCTTTCATTTTTAACGGTGttatcgataaaaaaaaaaaattttaatatctcacaTGTCGGAAACGGAATGATATAAGGTCATAACAAAATGGATCAAAGACGTGTGAAGTCCCAAAGCACACCTTTCGGGAGAAAcaaatgataggaaaaataataaCATAGACATTGACCCACTAACTCACTCAACAAC comes from the Musa acuminata AAA Group cultivar baxijiao chromosome BXJ1-10, Cavendish_Baxijiao_AAA, whole genome shotgun sequence genome and includes:
- the LOC104000702 gene encoding uncharacterized protein LOC104000702 isoform X2, yielding MTSPAVSITVAEAVWEQIKSSRSASDDHLSILQFLFGRNLERATRIVDQGGVRKVVGESKRKEEYICFPEHHCTCYSFFYDVVNRGEQLCCKHQIAARLAEAVGEVMEVEVSDEQLATMLSKL
- the LOC104000702 gene encoding uncharacterized protein LOC104000702 isoform X1, with product MTSPAVSITVAEAVWEQIKSSRSASDDHLSILQFLFGRNLERATRIVDQGGVRKVSAAPSGRSFFLVVGESKRKEEYICFPEHHCTCYSFFYDVVNRGEQLCCKHQIAARLAEAVGEVMEVEVSDEQLATMLSKL